CCGCTAATGGAAATCCAACTAAATCTAAAGCTTTAAAAAATAAGTTAAAAGAGATATTATAAAAAATCAAATTTAATATTGTAAAAAAGATGGCTATATACAACCATCTTTTTTTATTCGATCTACTATTTATCTAATTACTTATGATTCTCTTTAGGTAAAATAATATTTAAAACTAAAGCTATCAATGTAGACATTACTACACTTGAACCAAATATCAATTTTACAAATTGAGGAAATTGAGCTATTGATTGAGGTACTTGTCCAATTCCTGCTCCAATTGCTACTGATAATCCAACTATTATCATAGTTCTACCTGTTATTCCACCTTTGCTGATAACTTGAATCCCTGTCATCGTTATCATTGAAAATACTGTTATAGTTCCTCCACCAATTACTGCTGAAGGTATAGTATTTATTATAGCTCCAAATTTTGGTACAAATCCTGCTATCAATAAAAATCCAGCAGCTATTGCTATAACATATCTACTTACAACCTTTGTTAATACTACAAGACCAACATTTTGTGAATAAGTTGCTGTTGGAAATGAGTTGAGTACAGCTGAAAATATTGCTCCAACTCCATTTCCTATAACTCCTCCTGATAACTCTTGATCACTTACCTCTCTATTTACTCCACCTAATGTTACAGCTGATAGATCTCCTACAGCTTGAATAGCTGTTACAAGATACATAATTACCATAGCTATCATAGAACCCATCTCAAATTTAGGTGCTCCAAAGATAAAAAACTTTGGAAAGGCAAACCATGCAGCCTCTCTTACTGGAGTAAAATTAACCATTCCTAAAAATACTGATATAACATAACCTACTACTATACCTATTAAGATAGAAGATAGTTTAGTAATTCCCTTTGTAAACTGATTAAAATATAGAACTGTTCCTAAAACTATTAAACTTATTGCCCAGTTTTGATAAGAACCATATGTAGGTGCTCCAACACCTCCAGC
This portion of the Candidatus Fusobacterium pullicola genome encodes:
- a CDS encoding purine permease, which gives rise to MTKEKNLLKEEKELFRIDGKPAFLEALPLAFQHIVAMFVGNVAPILIISRVAKIDPSVTTILIQCAMLAAGVATFLQIYPIKLFGGLRVGSKLPVVMGTSFGFLPTVLAILGGNSLNLPILFGAQIIGGIASILIGAYLKKIRKYFPPLVAGTVVFSIGLSLFPIGINYMAGGVGAPTYGSYQNWAISLIVLGTVLYFNQFTKGITKLSSILIGIVVGYVISVFLGMVNFTPVREAAWFAFPKFFIFGAPKFEMGSMIAMVIMYLVTAIQAVGDLSAVTLGGVNREVSDQELSGGVIGNGVGAIFSAVLNSFPTATYSQNVGLVVLTKVVSRYVIAIAAGFLLIAGFVPKFGAIINTIPSAVIGGGTITVFSMITMTGIQVISKGGITGRTMIIVGLSVAIGAGIGQVPQSIAQFPQFVKLIFGSSVVMSTLIALVLNIILPKENHK